A single genomic interval of Oceanithermus profundus DSM 14977 harbors:
- a CDS encoding NuoB/complex I 20 kDa subunit family protein has translation MGLKDLFERDVQELEREGILFTTLEKLVAWGRSNSLWPVTFGLACCAIEMMASSNARNDLSRFGSEVFRASPRQADVMIVAGRLSKKMAPVMRRVYDQMGDPKWVIAMGACAASGGMFNNYAIVQSVESVVPVDVYVPGCPPRPEALIYAVMQLQKKIRGQAYDDAGRKLPPIEAWVRG, from the coding sequence GTGGGATTGAAAGACCTGTTCGAACGCGACGTGCAGGAGCTCGAGCGTGAGGGCATCCTCTTCACCACCCTCGAGAAGCTGGTGGCCTGGGGCCGCTCCAACTCGCTTTGGCCCGTCACCTTCGGGTTGGCGTGCTGCGCCATCGAGATGATGGCCTCCTCCAACGCCCGCAACGACCTCTCCCGTTTCGGTTCCGAGGTCTTCCGCGCCAGCCCGCGCCAGGCCGACGTGATGATCGTAGCCGGCCGCCTCTCGAAGAAGATGGCCCCGGTCATGCGCCGCGTCTACGACCAGATGGGCGACCCCAAGTGGGTCATCGCCATGGGCGCCTGCGCCGCTTCGGGGGGAATGTTCAACAACTACGCGATCGTCCAGTCGGTCGAGAGCGTGGTCCCGGTGGACGTCTACGTGCCCGGCTGCCCGCCGCGGCCCGAGGCGCTCATCTACGCGGTGATGCAGCTGCAGAAGAAGATCCGCGGACAGGCCTACGACGACGCCGGGCGCAAGCTGCCGCCCATCGAGGCCTGGGTGAGGGGGTAG
- a CDS encoding NADH-quinone oxidoreductase subunit A, protein MQATTEYINILIYLGIAAGIGVVMLAMGAMLGPKKPSPTKLMPYESGNDPAGEVHRLPVHFYVVAMLFIIFDVEVAFLWPYAVNAGKLGIAGFWAVTTFTLIVLAGFVYEWKKGVMKWD, encoded by the coding sequence TTGCAAGCCACGACGGAGTACATCAACATCCTGATCTACCTGGGCATCGCCGCCGGGATCGGTGTGGTCATGCTGGCGATGGGGGCGATGCTGGGGCCCAAGAAACCCAGCCCCACCAAGCTGATGCCCTACGAGTCGGGCAACGACCCGGCCGGTGAAGTGCACCGATTACCGGTGCATTTTTACGTGGTGGCCATGCTCTTCATCATCTTCGACGTCGAGGTGGCCTTCCTCTGGCCCTACGCCGTCAACGCCGGGAAACTCGGCATCGCCGGCTTCTGGGCGGTGACGACGTTCACCCTGATCGTGCTCGCGGGCTTCGTCTACGAGTGGAAGAAGGGGGTGATGAAGTGGGATTGA
- the purN gene encoding phosphoribosylglycinamide formyltransferase yields the protein MAEPARLVVLASGRGTNLQAVLDACAEGELPARVALVVSDKPSPALERAQRARTAALYLPKPKNVPRADYDAELARYVAAARPDLVVLAGWMRILTPAFLDRFPERVINLHPALPGAFPGTDAIRRSYEAFRRGEVESGGVMVHRVVPEVDAGPVVLAEPVPIEPGDTLERFEARVHAVEHRLLIRAIARVLRARR from the coding sequence ATGGCTGAGCCGGCGCGGCTGGTGGTGCTCGCCTCCGGCCGGGGCACGAACCTGCAGGCCGTCCTCGACGCCTGCGCCGAGGGTGAGCTGCCCGCGCGGGTGGCGCTGGTGGTCTCCGACAAGCCCAGCCCGGCGCTGGAGCGGGCGCAGAGGGCGCGTACGGCCGCGCTCTACCTGCCAAAGCCGAAGAACGTTCCGCGCGCGGACTACGACGCCGAGCTCGCCCGCTACGTGGCCGCGGCCCGCCCCGACCTGGTGGTGCTCGCGGGCTGGATGCGCATCCTCACCCCGGCCTTCCTCGACCGCTTCCCCGAGCGGGTGATCAACCTGCACCCGGCGCTGCCCGGGGCCTTCCCCGGCACCGACGCCATCCGCCGCAGCTACGAGGCCTTCCGCCGCGGCGAGGTCGAAAGCGGCGGGGTGATGGTCCACCGCGTCGTGCCCGAGGTCGACGCCGGCCCCGTCGTCCTCGCCGAGCCGGTTCCCATCGAACCCGGCGACACCCTCGAGCGGTTCGAGGCGCGGGTGCACGCCGTGGAGCACCGGCTGCTGATCCGCGCGATCGCCCGCGTCCTGCGCGCCCGGCGCTGA
- a CDS encoding NADH-quinone oxidoreductase subunit C — protein sequence MRLERAKAYAAERGYAVEEARGLVWVDVPREALGDFFQAMQELGFNYLANVIGIDYSTYPEPRPERYAVLHELVSMKGWKDGDGSRFFARIWVPERDPVLPSAVPFYASANFFEREIFDLLGIRFEGHPDLRKILTPEDLEGHPLRKDYPLGETPTQFKDGRYIDPASFRAGLKGGDPGLTGRRGGARRGYAEIYEDVRRAQAAEGEDA from the coding sequence GTGCGACTCGAACGTGCCAAAGCCTACGCCGCGGAGCGCGGCTACGCCGTGGAGGAAGCGCGCGGCCTCGTCTGGGTGGACGTTCCGCGGGAAGCCCTCGGCGACTTCTTCCAGGCGATGCAGGAGCTGGGGTTCAACTACCTGGCCAACGTCATCGGCATCGACTACAGCACCTACCCCGAGCCCCGGCCCGAGCGCTACGCCGTGCTGCACGAGCTGGTATCGATGAAGGGTTGGAAGGACGGCGACGGCTCGCGCTTCTTCGCGCGAATCTGGGTCCCCGAGCGCGACCCGGTGCTCCCCTCGGCCGTCCCCTTCTACGCCAGCGCCAACTTCTTCGAACGCGAGATCTTCGACCTGCTGGGGATCCGCTTTGAGGGGCACCCCGACCTGCGCAAGATCCTGACCCCCGAGGACCTGGAAGGCCACCCCTTGCGCAAGGACTACCCCCTGGGGGAGACGCCCACCCAGTTCAAGGACGGCCGCTACATCGACCCCGCATCGTTCCGGGCGGGGCTTAAGGGCGGGGATCCGGGCCTGACCGGGCGCCGCGGCGGCGCGCGCCGCGGCTACGCCGAGATCTATGAAGACGTGCGGCGGGCGCAGGCCGCCGAAGGGGAGGACGCATGA
- the purF gene encoding amidophosphoribosyltransferase, translated as MRLGGMHEACGVAGAVTPGRQAARPVFFGLFALQHRGQEAAGIASSDGRAAYIHKGLGRVAQVFDEDNLRPLAGELAIGHNRYSTTGATQLRNAQPHLVETVLGPLAVAHNGNLTNARALRRELLEAGIGFSSGSDTEVILRLLALPAEGSEDPWIARIGRLMARAEGAYALVLLTREAIYALRDPWGFRPLVVGELEGGGWAAASESSALATMGARPAFEVEPGSVVRIDREGYRVHEVAAGRPRALCVFEYVYFARPDTVLAGREVHAVRRRLGAELAREAPADADVVVGVPDSATAHALGYAEAAGLPFAEGLIKNRYIGRTFIEPDDALRKTGVRLKYTPLASVLADRRVVLVDDSIVRGNTAGPLVRLLREAGAREVHLRVASPPVRHPCFMGLDMATHDELIAHRLELEAIRAHVGADSLAYLSHAGMLRAVGTRTGLCDACFSGRYPLAVEPAAPEEDALVGEG; from the coding sequence GCGGCCCGTCTTCTTCGGCCTCTTCGCCCTGCAGCACCGCGGCCAGGAGGCGGCGGGCATCGCCAGTTCCGACGGGCGCGCGGCCTACATCCACAAGGGCCTGGGGCGGGTGGCCCAGGTCTTCGACGAAGACAACCTGCGCCCGCTCGCCGGTGAGCTGGCGATCGGGCACAACCGCTACTCGACGACCGGGGCCACGCAGCTGCGCAACGCCCAGCCCCACCTCGTCGAGACGGTGCTGGGGCCGCTGGCCGTGGCCCACAACGGAAACCTCACCAACGCCCGGGCGCTGCGCCGCGAGCTGCTCGAGGCGGGGATCGGCTTCTCCAGCGGCAGCGACACCGAGGTGATCCTGCGCCTGCTCGCCCTGCCCGCGGAGGGGTCGGAGGATCCCTGGATCGCCCGCATCGGCCGGCTGATGGCGCGGGCCGAGGGGGCCTACGCGCTGGTGCTGCTCACCCGCGAGGCCATCTACGCGCTGCGCGACCCCTGGGGCTTCCGCCCGCTGGTGGTGGGCGAGCTCGAGGGCGGGGGCTGGGCGGCGGCCTCGGAGTCGAGCGCCCTCGCTACGATGGGGGCCCGCCCCGCCTTCGAGGTGGAGCCCGGAAGCGTCGTGCGCATCGACCGCGAGGGCTACCGCGTCCACGAGGTGGCCGCCGGCCGTCCGCGGGCGCTCTGCGTCTTCGAGTACGTCTACTTCGCGCGTCCCGACACCGTGCTCGCGGGGCGCGAGGTGCACGCGGTGCGCCGGCGGCTCGGGGCCGAGCTGGCGCGCGAGGCCCCCGCGGACGCCGACGTCGTCGTGGGGGTGCCCGACTCGGCCACGGCCCACGCGCTCGGCTACGCCGAGGCCGCGGGGCTGCCCTTCGCCGAGGGGCTGATCAAGAACCGCTACATCGGCCGCACTTTCATCGAGCCCGACGACGCGCTGCGCAAGACCGGGGTGCGGCTCAAGTACACCCCGCTCGCCAGCGTGCTCGCGGACCGGCGGGTGGTGCTCGTAGACGACTCGATCGTTCGCGGCAACACCGCGGGGCCGCTGGTGCGGCTCCTGCGCGAGGCGGGGGCGCGTGAGGTGCACCTGCGGGTGGCCTCGCCGCCGGTGCGCCATCCCTGCTTCATGGGCCTCGACATGGCGACCCACGACGAGCTCATCGCCCACCGGCTCGAGCTCGAGGCGATCCGCGCGCACGTCGGCGCCGACAGCCTCGCCTACCTGAGCCACGCCGGGATGCTGCGGGCGGTGGGGACGCGCACGGGCCTGTGCGACGCGTGCTTCAGCGGACGGTACCCGCTCGCGGTGGAACCCGCGGCCCCCGAGGAGGACGCGCTGGTAGGGGAGGGGTAA
- the nuoE gene encoding NADH-quinone oxidoreductase subunit NuoE, whose translation MGFFDDKQEWLAEVFAQYPEDRRRSALMPLLRRVQQDEGYVDFERMKEIAELVGTTATEVAGVMSFYSYYQGLPTGKYHIQVCRTLSCKLAGADELWHTLTERLGILPGEVTPDGRFSLQAVECLGSCHTGPVIQVGDEPYVERVTKARLEALLEGLMQDKPLDEVRKTLPDEDKMGKATIELDGEGGAS comes from the coding sequence ATGGGCTTCTTTGACGACAAGCAGGAATGGCTCGCCGAGGTCTTCGCGCAGTACCCCGAAGACCGCCGGCGCTCCGCGCTCATGCCCCTCCTGCGGCGGGTGCAGCAGGACGAGGGCTACGTCGACTTCGAGCGCATGAAGGAGATCGCCGAGCTGGTGGGCACCACCGCCACCGAGGTGGCCGGGGTGATGAGCTTCTACAGCTACTACCAGGGGCTGCCCACGGGCAAGTACCACATCCAGGTCTGCCGCACGCTCAGCTGCAAGCTGGCGGGGGCGGACGAGCTGTGGCACACGCTCACCGAGCGCCTGGGCATCCTCCCCGGCGAGGTGACCCCCGACGGCCGCTTCAGCCTCCAGGCGGTGGAGTGCCTGGGCAGCTGCCACACCGGCCCGGTGATCCAGGTGGGGGACGAACCCTACGTCGAACGCGTCACCAAGGCGCGGCTCGAGGCCCTGCTTGAGGGCCTGATGCAGGACAAGCCGCTCGACGAGGTGCGCAAGACGCTGCCCGACGAGGACAAGATGGGCAAGGCCACGATCGAGCTCGACGGGGAAGGGGGTGCGTCGTGA
- the purM gene encoding phosphoribosylformylglycinamidine cyclo-ligase → MRYEDAGVNLDAAEETTRRIKEALAPVRHPGVIAGVGAFAGAFDAGRLAELERPVLLASTDGVGTKTLVAARVGRWRGLGADLVNHGIDDLLAAGGRPLFFLDYLAAARLEPAVAFEVVAGLAEAAAAADLAVLGGETAEMPGVYREGALDLAGTIVGYAERARLPDPARVRPGDVLVALPSSGLHTNGYSLARRALAELDWEAPREDLGGRSVADALLEPHRSYLPEWRRLERAGLLPKTAAHITGGGVYGNLPRALPAGLGARLERGRWPEPPIFDLIRRRGGVEAREMFRVFNMGLGMLLVYDPDAAEAALEVLEEGRRAGVVVRGEGVSVEGVDG, encoded by the coding sequence GTGAGGTACGAGGACGCAGGGGTAAACCTGGACGCCGCCGAGGAAACCACCCGGCGCATCAAGGAGGCGCTCGCCCCGGTGCGGCACCCCGGCGTGATCGCGGGGGTAGGGGCGTTCGCGGGCGCCTTCGACGCCGGTCGGCTCGCGGAGCTGGAGCGCCCGGTGCTGCTCGCCTCCACCGACGGCGTGGGCACCAAGACGCTCGTCGCCGCCCGGGTCGGGCGCTGGCGCGGCCTCGGCGCCGATCTGGTGAACCACGGCATCGACGACCTGCTCGCGGCGGGGGGGCGGCCGCTCTTCTTTCTCGACTACCTGGCCGCGGCCCGGCTCGAGCCCGCGGTCGCCTTCGAGGTGGTGGCGGGGCTGGCCGAGGCCGCGGCGGCCGCGGATCTGGCCGTCCTCGGCGGCGAGACCGCGGAGATGCCCGGCGTCTACCGCGAGGGGGCGCTGGACCTCGCGGGGACGATCGTCGGCTACGCCGAGCGGGCCCGCCTTCCCGACCCGGCGCGGGTGCGCCCGGGCGACGTGCTGGTCGCCCTGCCCAGCTCGGGGCTGCACACCAACGGCTACTCGCTGGCGCGGCGGGCGCTCGCGGAGCTGGACTGGGAAGCGCCGCGCGAGGACCTGGGGGGACGGAGCGTCGCGGACGCCCTGCTCGAGCCCCACCGCAGCTACCTGCCGGAGTGGCGGCGGCTCGAGCGCGCGGGACTCCTGCCCAAGACGGCCGCCCACATCACCGGCGGCGGCGTCTACGGCAACCTGCCGCGGGCGCTGCCCGCGGGGCTCGGGGCGCGGCTGGAGCGCGGCCGCTGGCCCGAGCCCCCGATCTTCGACCTGATCCGGCGCCGCGGCGGGGTGGAGGCGCGCGAGATGTTCCGGGTTTTCAACATGGGCCTGGGGATGCTGCTCGTCTACGATCCCGACGCGGCGGAGGCGGCCCTCGAGGTGCTGGAGGAGGGCCGGCGCGCCGGCGTGGTGGTGCGGGGCGAAGGGGTTTCCGTGGAGGGCGTGGATGGCTGA
- the nuoF gene encoding NADH-quinone oxidoreductase subunit NuoF, whose product MSEGPITSGHDPRFTPTLYAHVGKPNSWTLDYYLGHGGYETARAVLTGKQPEEVVEEVKKSGLRGRGGAGFPTGVKWSFMPNDGQQHYLIANADESEPASFKDRYLMEDDPHQLIEGMIIGGYAIRATKGYVYIRGEYRKAYDRLTAAIREAYERGYLGKNLFGSGFDFDLYVHRGAGAYICGEETALMNSLEGLRANPRMKPPFPAQSGLYGKPTTINNIESLASVVHILQRGADWFAQMGTERSKGMKLFQVSGPARRPGVYELPLGTPFRELIYDWAGGPTEPIKAFIPGGSSTPLLPFTDEYLDLPMDYESLVAAKSALGTGGVVLIPESVCIVDAMWNLIRFYGHESCGKCTPCREGVSGWLPQLFEKFERGQATQEDLKTMEDLLDQIEGRSFCPLADAAVWPIRGALRHFRDEFLHHIEHGTCAVKSGPRWR is encoded by the coding sequence GTGAGCGAAGGACCGATTACCAGCGGCCACGATCCGCGCTTCACCCCCACCCTCTACGCCCACGTGGGCAAGCCGAACAGCTGGACCCTCGACTACTACCTGGGCCACGGCGGCTACGAGACCGCCCGCGCGGTGCTCACCGGCAAGCAGCCCGAAGAGGTGGTGGAGGAGGTCAAGAAGAGCGGCCTACGCGGGCGCGGCGGCGCCGGCTTTCCTACGGGCGTGAAGTGGAGCTTCATGCCCAACGACGGGCAGCAGCACTACCTGATCGCCAACGCCGACGAGTCGGAACCCGCCTCCTTCAAGGACCGCTACCTGATGGAGGACGACCCGCACCAGCTGATCGAGGGCATGATCATTGGCGGCTACGCCATCCGCGCCACCAAGGGCTACGTCTACATCCGCGGCGAGTACCGCAAGGCCTACGACCGCCTCACCGCCGCCATCCGCGAGGCCTACGAGCGCGGCTACCTGGGCAAGAACCTCTTCGGTTCCGGCTTCGACTTCGACCTCTACGTGCACCGGGGTGCGGGGGCCTACATCTGCGGCGAGGAGACGGCGCTCATGAACTCGCTCGAGGGCCTGCGCGCCAACCCGCGGATGAAGCCGCCCTTCCCGGCCCAGTCGGGCCTCTACGGCAAGCCGACGACGATCAACAACATCGAGTCGCTGGCCAGCGTGGTCCACATCCTGCAGCGCGGCGCCGACTGGTTCGCGCAGATGGGCACGGAGCGCTCGAAGGGCATGAAGCTCTTCCAGGTCTCGGGTCCGGCGCGCCGCCCGGGGGTCTACGAGCTGCCGCTGGGCACCCCCTTCCGCGAGCTCATCTACGACTGGGCCGGCGGCCCCACCGAGCCGATCAAGGCCTTCATCCCCGGCGGTTCCTCGACGCCGCTCCTGCCCTTCACCGACGAGTACCTGGACCTGCCGATGGACTACGAGTCGCTCGTGGCCGCCAAGTCGGCGCTGGGCACGGGCGGGGTGGTCCTCATCCCCGAGTCGGTCTGCATCGTGGACGCGATGTGGAACCTGATCCGCTTCTACGGCCACGAGTCCTGCGGCAAGTGCACCCCCTGCCGCGAAGGGGTCTCGGGCTGGCTGCCGCAGCTCTTCGAGAAGTTCGAGCGCGGCCAGGCGACCCAGGAGGACCTGAAGACGATGGAGGACCTGCTCGACCAGATCGAGGGCCGCAGCTTCTGCCCGCTCGCCGACGCCGCGGTCTGGCCGATTCGCGGGGCGCTGCGGCACTTCCGCGACGAGTTCCTGCACCACATCGAACACGGCACCTGCGCCGTGAAGTCCGGGCCGAGGTGGAGGTGA
- the purD gene encoding phosphoribosylamine--glycine ligase: MAEVLVVGGGGREHALAWALAGSPEVTRVYVAPGNAGTVGPAGDGRAEMERVPLAADDLEGLTAFAARRGVALTVVGPEAPLAAGLVDRFAEAGLAVFGPRREAARIEASKAFAKALMDEAGVPTASWRAFDRAEAALAHLEATPAPWVVKASGLAAGKGVLVTDDYEEARAFVQGLFAGRFGAAGRRVVIEAYLEGPELSVFAVAAGERFVLLPPARDYKRIYEGGLGPNTGGMGALAPVALPPGLLEEVGRTVIAPTLAALAARGAPYLGVLYAGLKLTPAGPKVLEFNARFGDPETQAVLPLLQSDLYRLLMDAVEGRPDAAPLRSAGAALAVVLAAPGYPGAYPKGLPVEGLEQAEALPGVHVFHAGTERAGGRVVTAGGRVLAVVGRADTPEQARTRAYAAVRRVHFEGMHYRRDIGTEVVG; the protein is encoded by the coding sequence ATGGCCGAGGTGCTGGTGGTGGGCGGCGGCGGGCGCGAGCACGCGCTCGCCTGGGCGCTGGCCGGGAGCCCCGAGGTGACGCGGGTCTACGTGGCCCCCGGCAACGCCGGCACGGTCGGGCCCGCAGGGGACGGCCGCGCCGAGATGGAGCGGGTGCCCCTGGCCGCAGACGACCTGGAGGGGCTGACGGCGTTCGCCGCGCGGCGCGGGGTGGCGCTCACCGTGGTGGGGCCGGAGGCTCCGCTCGCGGCCGGGCTGGTCGACCGCTTCGCGGAGGCGGGGCTGGCGGTCTTCGGGCCCCGGCGCGAGGCGGCGCGCATCGAGGCCTCCAAGGCCTTCGCCAAGGCGCTGATGGACGAGGCGGGGGTGCCCACAGCGAGCTGGCGCGCCTTCGACCGCGCGGAGGCGGCGCTGGCGCACCTGGAGGCGACGCCCGCGCCCTGGGTCGTCAAGGCCAGCGGGCTGGCCGCGGGCAAGGGCGTGCTCGTCACCGACGACTACGAGGAGGCCCGCGCCTTCGTGCAGGGCCTGTTTGCGGGGCGGTTCGGCGCGGCGGGCCGCCGGGTGGTGATCGAGGCCTACCTCGAGGGCCCCGAGCTCTCGGTCTTCGCGGTGGCCGCGGGCGAGCGCTTCGTCCTCCTGCCCCCGGCGCGCGACTACAAACGGATCTACGAAGGCGGCCTGGGGCCCAATACCGGGGGCATGGGGGCGCTCGCGCCGGTGGCGCTGCCCCCGGGGCTGCTCGAGGAGGTGGGGCGCACGGTGATCGCCCCCACGCTGGCGGCGCTGGCCGCCCGGGGCGCGCCCTACCTGGGGGTGCTCTACGCCGGGCTCAAGCTCACCCCCGCCGGCCCGAAGGTGCTCGAGTTCAACGCCCGCTTCGGCGACCCCGAGACCCAGGCGGTGCTGCCGCTCTTGCAAAGCGACCTCTACCGCCTGCTCATGGACGCGGTGGAGGGGCGGCCCGACGCCGCGCCGCTGCGGTCCGCGGGGGCGGCGCTGGCCGTGGTGCTGGCCGCGCCCGGCTACCCCGGGGCCTACCCCAAGGGCCTGCCCGTCGAAGGGCTCGAGCAGGCGGAGGCCCTGCCCGGGGTGCACGTCTTCCACGCCGGCACCGAGCGCGCGGGCGGGCGCGTGGTCACCGCCGGCGGCCGGGTGCTGGCCGTCGTGGGCCGGGCGGACACGCCCGAACAGGCGCGCACGCGCGCTTACGCCGCGGTGCGGCGGGTGCACTTCGAGGGCATGCACTACCGGCGCGACATCGGCACGGAGGTGGTGGGGTGA
- the nuoD gene encoding NADH dehydrogenase (quinone) subunit D produces the protein MKPHTDVPPREEPRELRSELMVLNVGPQHPSTHGVLRVVVTLAGEEIVDLVPHIGYLHSGFEKTMEHRTYTQNFTYTPRMDYVHSFAHDLAYALTVEKLVGAQVPERAETIRIILNELSRIASHLIFVATGLLDLGAMTPFFYAFREREAILDLFEWVTGQRFHHNYLRVGGLKEDVPEEFVPELKKFLSGFLAKVDDYQGMFDGSPIFASRARDIGVIPPEVAINLGLTGGSLRASGVNYDVRKAHPYGGYDKYDFDVPLGTRGDVYDRMIVRLEEMRQSHRIIEQAVERLEPGPIRDPNPHLSLPPREMLGRSMEALIFHFKLVTEGFHPPLGEVYVPTESARGELAYYIVSDGGSMPYRVKIRTPEFVNIQSLAYASKGHQFADFIAILATLDPVLGGIDR, from the coding sequence ATGAAACCGCACACCGACGTTCCCCCGCGCGAAGAGCCGCGCGAGCTGCGCAGCGAGCTGATGGTCCTCAACGTCGGCCCGCAGCACCCCTCCACCCACGGCGTGCTCCGCGTCGTGGTCACGCTCGCCGGCGAGGAGATCGTCGACCTGGTGCCCCACATCGGCTACCTGCACTCGGGCTTCGAGAAGACGATGGAGCACCGCACCTACACCCAGAACTTCACCTACACGCCGCGTATGGACTACGTGCACTCCTTCGCGCACGACCTCGCCTACGCGCTCACGGTGGAGAAGCTGGTGGGGGCGCAGGTGCCCGAACGCGCCGAGACGATCCGCATCATCCTCAACGAGCTCAGCCGCATCGCCAGCCACCTGATCTTCGTGGCCACCGGGCTGCTGGACCTGGGGGCGATGACCCCCTTCTTCTACGCCTTCCGCGAGCGCGAGGCCATCCTCGACCTCTTCGAGTGGGTCACCGGCCAGCGCTTCCACCACAACTACCTGCGCGTGGGGGGCCTCAAGGAGGACGTGCCCGAGGAGTTCGTCCCCGAGCTGAAGAAGTTCCTCTCGGGCTTCCTCGCCAAGGTGGACGACTACCAGGGGATGTTCGACGGCTCGCCGATCTTCGCCTCGCGCGCCCGCGACATCGGGGTCATTCCTCCGGAGGTGGCCATCAACCTGGGGCTGACCGGCGGCAGCCTGCGCGCCAGCGGCGTCAACTACGACGTGCGCAAGGCGCACCCCTACGGCGGCTACGACAAGTACGACTTCGACGTGCCCCTGGGCACGCGCGGCGACGTCTACGACCGCATGATCGTGCGCCTCGAGGAGATGCGGCAGTCGCACCGGATCATCGAGCAGGCCGTCGAGCGGCTGGAACCCGGTCCGATTCGCGACCCCAACCCGCACCTCTCGCTGCCGCCGCGCGAGATGCTCGGCCGCAGCATGGAGGCCCTGATCTTCCACTTCAAGCTGGTCACCGAGGGCTTCCACCCCCCGCTGGGCGAGGTCTACGTCCCCACCGAGTCGGCGCGCGGCGAGCTCGCCTACTACATCGTCTCCGACGGGGGCAGCATGCCCTACCGCGTCAAGATCCGCACCCCCGAGTTCGTCAACATCCAGTCGCTGGCCTACGCCAGCAAGGGGCACCAGTTCGCCGACTTCATCGCCATCCTCGCCACCCTCGACCCGGTGCTCGGGGGCATCGACCGCTAA